From Daphnia pulicaria isolate SC F1-1A chromosome 11, SC_F0-13Bv2, whole genome shotgun sequence, the proteins below share one genomic window:
- the LOC124315073 gene encoding myc box-dependent-interacting protein 1-like isoform X5: MASESKGLVFATAVKKHAGRAKEKILQKVGKVDRTADEIFDDHVQNFNKQQNAANKLQKELNNYIRCVKAMQAASKTLYECMSEVYEPDWTGHDLLTVQSQNIEMLWQDLGHKMTDQVLIPLNTYQGQFPEMRKKIEKRGRKLVDYDGQRHSFQALQSSKKREEVKIGRAKEQLEEAKRTFAVFNAELNEELPSLYDSRLPFFITNLQTLFSAEQVFHSELSKVHGELESIIDKLAKESSGRTSSSHYRRSSPPTQMLSSPGSNSLNSPENAATTNGVNKSPPSSGGPGAAAPARNTNQRPGVEELYDIPIGATTDNLPPGVLYRVRATYKYQAEDEDELSLEVGDTVQVIEYEDPEEQEQEEGWLMGIKEATGRQGLFPANFTRPI, translated from the exons ATCCTGCAAAAGGTGGGCAAAGTGGACCGGACAGCCGACGAGATATTCGACGATCACGTCCAGAATTTCAACAAGCAACAAAATGCGGCCAACAAACTCCAAAAGGAGCTCAACAATTACATCCGCTGTGTCAAag CCATGCAAGCGGCCAGCAAGACTCTGTACGAGTGCATGTCGGAGGTGTACGAACCGGACTGGACGGGACACGACTTGCTGACGGTCCAGTCACAAAacattgaaatgctctggcaAGATCTTGGCCACAAAATGACGGACCAGGTCCTCATCCCACTCAACACCTACCAGGGTCAATTCCCCGAAATGAGA aaaaagattgaaaagaGAGGGAGGAAGCTGGTGGACTACGACGGACAGCGACACAGTTTCCAGGCCCTGCAGAGCTCCAAGAAGCGAGAGGAAGTCAAGATCGGCCGGGCCAAGGAGCAATTGGAGGAGGCCAAACGGACGTTTGCCGTTTTCAACGCGGAACTCAACGAGGAGCTGCCGTCGCTCTACGACTCGCGTCTGCCATTTTTCATCACCAACTTGCAGACTCTCTTCTCGGCCGAGCAGGTCTTCCACTCTGAGCTCTCAAAGGTCCACGGCGAGTTGGAGTCCATCATCGACAAATTGGCCAAGGAGTCGAGCGGACGGACGTCATCGAGCCACTACAGGCGCAGCTCGCCGCCCACGCAGATGCTCTCGTCACCCGGCAGCAATTCGCTCAACAGCCCAGAAAACG CCGCCACGACCAACGGAGTGAACAAGAGTCCGCCCAGCAGCGGAGGGCCCGGTGCTGCTGCACCGGCTCGCAACACCAATCAAAGGCCCGGCGTCGAAGAACTTTATGATATTCCCATAG GTGCTACGACGGATAACCTTCCGCCAGGTGTTCTCTACAGAGTCCGAGCCACTTACAA gtATCAAGCGGAAGATGAGGATGAATTGTCTCTTGAGGTGGGCGACACGGTCCAAGTGATTGAATACGAAGATCCCGAGGAACAG GAGCAGGAGGAAGGTTGGCTGATGGGCATCAAAGAGGCGACAGGACGTCAGGGTCTCTTCCCGGCCAATTTCACTCGGCCCATCTGA
- the LOC124315073 gene encoding amphiphysin-like isoform X2 yields the protein MASESKGLVFATAVKKHAGRAKEKILQKVGKVDRTADEIFDDHVQNFNKQQNAANKLQKELNNYIRCVKAMQAASKTLYECMSEVYEPDWTGHDLLTVQSQNIEMLWQDLGHKMTDQVLIPLNTYQGQFPEMRKKIEKRGRKLVDYDGQRHSFQALQSSKKREEVKIGRAKEQLEEAKRTFAVFNAELNEELPSLYDSRLPFFITNLQTLFSAEQVFHSELSKVHGELESIIDKLAKESSGRTSSSHYRRSSPPTQMLSSPGSNSLNSPENVGSRGSRLGRTEQDEDNTSPFHDHHQHNNQNDHDNYSKQSGGGLIGGGTGAGGLKDYEPVEVGAQVGEMTTTSTPTNNGAGAATTNGVNKSPPSSGGPGAAAPARNTNQRPGVEELYDIPIGATTDNLPPGVLYRVRATYKYQAEDEDELSLEVGDTVQVIEYEDPEEQQEEGWLMGIKEATGRQGLFPANFTRPI from the exons ATCCTGCAAAAGGTGGGCAAAGTGGACCGGACAGCCGACGAGATATTCGACGATCACGTCCAGAATTTCAACAAGCAACAAAATGCGGCCAACAAACTCCAAAAGGAGCTCAACAATTACATCCGCTGTGTCAAag CCATGCAAGCGGCCAGCAAGACTCTGTACGAGTGCATGTCGGAGGTGTACGAACCGGACTGGACGGGACACGACTTGCTGACGGTCCAGTCACAAAacattgaaatgctctggcaAGATCTTGGCCACAAAATGACGGACCAGGTCCTCATCCCACTCAACACCTACCAGGGTCAATTCCCCGAAATGAGA aaaaagattgaaaagaGAGGGAGGAAGCTGGTGGACTACGACGGACAGCGACACAGTTTCCAGGCCCTGCAGAGCTCCAAGAAGCGAGAGGAAGTCAAGATCGGCCGGGCCAAGGAGCAATTGGAGGAGGCCAAACGGACGTTTGCCGTTTTCAACGCGGAACTCAACGAGGAGCTGCCGTCGCTCTACGACTCGCGTCTGCCATTTTTCATCACCAACTTGCAGACTCTCTTCTCGGCCGAGCAGGTCTTCCACTCTGAGCTCTCAAAGGTCCACGGCGAGTTGGAGTCCATCATCGACAAATTGGCCAAGGAGTCGAGCGGACGGACGTCATCGAGCCACTACAGGCGCAGCTCGCCGCCCACGCAGATGCTCTCGTCACCCGGCAGCAATTCGCTCAACAGCCCAGAAAACG TGGGTTCACGCGGATCGAGACTGGGTCGGACGGAACAGGACGAGGACAACACGAGTCCGTTCCACGACCACCACcaacacaacaaccaaaatgACCACGACAACTACAGCAAACAATCTGGCGGGGGACTCATTGGAGGCGGAACGGGAGCCGGCGGATTGAAGGATTACGAACCGGTTGAAGTCGGAGCCCAAGTCGGCGAAATGACGACGACCAGCACTCCGACCAACAATGGCGCAGGAG CCGCCACGACCAACGGAGTGAACAAGAGTCCGCCCAGCAGCGGAGGGCCCGGTGCTGCTGCACCGGCTCGCAACACCAATCAAAGGCCCGGCGTCGAAGAACTTTATGATATTCCCATAG GTGCTACGACGGATAACCTTCCGCCAGGTGTTCTCTACAGAGTCCGAGCCACTTACAA gtATCAAGCGGAAGATGAGGATGAATTGTCTCTTGAGGTGGGCGACACGGTCCAAGTGATTGAATACGAAGATCCCGAGGAACAG CAGGAGGAAGGTTGGCTGATGGGCATCAAAGAGGCGACAGGACGTCAGGGTCTCTTCCCGGCCAATTTCACTCGGCCCATCTGA
- the LOC124315073 gene encoding myc box-dependent-interacting protein 1-like isoform X4: protein MASESKGLVFATAVKKHAGRAKEKILQKVGKVDRTADEIFDDHVQNFNKQQNAANKLQKELNNYIRCVKAMQAASKTLYECMSEVYEPDWTGHDLLTVQSQNIEMLWQDLGHKMTDQVLIPLNTYQGQFPEMRKKIEKRGRKLVDYDGQRHSFQALQSSKKREEVKIGRAKEQLEEAKRTFAVFNAELNEELPSLYDSRLPFFITNLQTLFSAEQVFHSELSKVHGELESIIDKLAKESSGRTSSSHYRRSSPPTQMLSSPGSNSLNSPENVGSRGSRLGRTEQDEDNTSPFHDHHQHNNQNDHDNYSKQSGGGLIGGGTGAGGLKDYEPVEVGAQVGEMTTTSTPTNNGAGGATTDNLPPGVLYRVRATYKYQAEDEDELSLEVGDTVQVIEYEDPEEQEQEEGWLMGIKEATGRQGLFPANFTRPI, encoded by the exons ATCCTGCAAAAGGTGGGCAAAGTGGACCGGACAGCCGACGAGATATTCGACGATCACGTCCAGAATTTCAACAAGCAACAAAATGCGGCCAACAAACTCCAAAAGGAGCTCAACAATTACATCCGCTGTGTCAAag CCATGCAAGCGGCCAGCAAGACTCTGTACGAGTGCATGTCGGAGGTGTACGAACCGGACTGGACGGGACACGACTTGCTGACGGTCCAGTCACAAAacattgaaatgctctggcaAGATCTTGGCCACAAAATGACGGACCAGGTCCTCATCCCACTCAACACCTACCAGGGTCAATTCCCCGAAATGAGA aaaaagattgaaaagaGAGGGAGGAAGCTGGTGGACTACGACGGACAGCGACACAGTTTCCAGGCCCTGCAGAGCTCCAAGAAGCGAGAGGAAGTCAAGATCGGCCGGGCCAAGGAGCAATTGGAGGAGGCCAAACGGACGTTTGCCGTTTTCAACGCGGAACTCAACGAGGAGCTGCCGTCGCTCTACGACTCGCGTCTGCCATTTTTCATCACCAACTTGCAGACTCTCTTCTCGGCCGAGCAGGTCTTCCACTCTGAGCTCTCAAAGGTCCACGGCGAGTTGGAGTCCATCATCGACAAATTGGCCAAGGAGTCGAGCGGACGGACGTCATCGAGCCACTACAGGCGCAGCTCGCCGCCCACGCAGATGCTCTCGTCACCCGGCAGCAATTCGCTCAACAGCCCAGAAAACG TGGGTTCACGCGGATCGAGACTGGGTCGGACGGAACAGGACGAGGACAACACGAGTCCGTTCCACGACCACCACcaacacaacaaccaaaatgACCACGACAACTACAGCAAACAATCTGGCGGGGGACTCATTGGAGGCGGAACGGGAGCCGGCGGATTGAAGGATTACGAACCGGTTGAAGTCGGAGCCCAAGTCGGCGAAATGACGACGACCAGCACTCCGACCAACAATGGCGCAGGAG GTGCTACGACGGATAACCTTCCGCCAGGTGTTCTCTACAGAGTCCGAGCCACTTACAA gtATCAAGCGGAAGATGAGGATGAATTGTCTCTTGAGGTGGGCGACACGGTCCAAGTGATTGAATACGAAGATCCCGAGGAACAG GAGCAGGAGGAAGGTTGGCTGATGGGCATCAAAGAGGCGACAGGACGTCAGGGTCTCTTCCCGGCCAATTTCACTCGGCCCATCTGA
- the LOC124315073 gene encoding amphiphysin-like isoform X1, whose amino-acid sequence MASESKGLVFATAVKKHAGRAKEKILQKVGKVDRTADEIFDDHVQNFNKQQNAANKLQKELNNYIRCVKAMQAASKTLYECMSEVYEPDWTGHDLLTVQSQNIEMLWQDLGHKMTDQVLIPLNTYQGQFPEMRKKIEKRGRKLVDYDGQRHSFQALQSSKKREEVKIGRAKEQLEEAKRTFAVFNAELNEELPSLYDSRLPFFITNLQTLFSAEQVFHSELSKVHGELESIIDKLAKESSGRTSSSHYRRSSPPTQMLSSPGSNSLNSPENVGSRGSRLGRTEQDEDNTSPFHDHHQHNNQNDHDNYSKQSGGGLIGGGTGAGGLKDYEPVEVGAQVGEMTTTSTPTNNGAGAATTNGVNKSPPSSGGPGAAAPARNTNQRPGVEELYDIPIGATTDNLPPGVLYRVRATYKYQAEDEDELSLEVGDTVQVIEYEDPEEQEQEEGWLMGIKEATGRQGLFPANFTRPI is encoded by the exons ATCCTGCAAAAGGTGGGCAAAGTGGACCGGACAGCCGACGAGATATTCGACGATCACGTCCAGAATTTCAACAAGCAACAAAATGCGGCCAACAAACTCCAAAAGGAGCTCAACAATTACATCCGCTGTGTCAAag CCATGCAAGCGGCCAGCAAGACTCTGTACGAGTGCATGTCGGAGGTGTACGAACCGGACTGGACGGGACACGACTTGCTGACGGTCCAGTCACAAAacattgaaatgctctggcaAGATCTTGGCCACAAAATGACGGACCAGGTCCTCATCCCACTCAACACCTACCAGGGTCAATTCCCCGAAATGAGA aaaaagattgaaaagaGAGGGAGGAAGCTGGTGGACTACGACGGACAGCGACACAGTTTCCAGGCCCTGCAGAGCTCCAAGAAGCGAGAGGAAGTCAAGATCGGCCGGGCCAAGGAGCAATTGGAGGAGGCCAAACGGACGTTTGCCGTTTTCAACGCGGAACTCAACGAGGAGCTGCCGTCGCTCTACGACTCGCGTCTGCCATTTTTCATCACCAACTTGCAGACTCTCTTCTCGGCCGAGCAGGTCTTCCACTCTGAGCTCTCAAAGGTCCACGGCGAGTTGGAGTCCATCATCGACAAATTGGCCAAGGAGTCGAGCGGACGGACGTCATCGAGCCACTACAGGCGCAGCTCGCCGCCCACGCAGATGCTCTCGTCACCCGGCAGCAATTCGCTCAACAGCCCAGAAAACG TGGGTTCACGCGGATCGAGACTGGGTCGGACGGAACAGGACGAGGACAACACGAGTCCGTTCCACGACCACCACcaacacaacaaccaaaatgACCACGACAACTACAGCAAACAATCTGGCGGGGGACTCATTGGAGGCGGAACGGGAGCCGGCGGATTGAAGGATTACGAACCGGTTGAAGTCGGAGCCCAAGTCGGCGAAATGACGACGACCAGCACTCCGACCAACAATGGCGCAGGAG CCGCCACGACCAACGGAGTGAACAAGAGTCCGCCCAGCAGCGGAGGGCCCGGTGCTGCTGCACCGGCTCGCAACACCAATCAAAGGCCCGGCGTCGAAGAACTTTATGATATTCCCATAG GTGCTACGACGGATAACCTTCCGCCAGGTGTTCTCTACAGAGTCCGAGCCACTTACAA gtATCAAGCGGAAGATGAGGATGAATTGTCTCTTGAGGTGGGCGACACGGTCCAAGTGATTGAATACGAAGATCCCGAGGAACAG GAGCAGGAGGAAGGTTGGCTGATGGGCATCAAAGAGGCGACAGGACGTCAGGGTCTCTTCCCGGCCAATTTCACTCGGCCCATCTGA
- the LOC124315073 gene encoding myc box-dependent-interacting protein 1-like isoform X3, protein MASESKGLVFATAVKKHAGRAKEKILQKVGKVDRTADEIFDDHVQNFNKQQNAANKLQKELNNYIRCVKAMQAASKTLYECMSEVYEPDWTGHDLLTVQSQNIEMLWQDLGHKMTDQVLIPLNTYQGQFPEMRKKIEKRGRKLVDYDGQRHSFQALQSSKKREEVKIGRAKEQLEEAKRTFAVFNAELNEELPSLYDSRLPFFITNLQTLFSAEQVFHSELSKVHGELESIIDKLAKESSGRTSSSHYRRSSPPTQMLSSPGSNSLNSPENVGSRGSRLGRTEQDEDNTSPFHDHHQHNNQNDHDNYSKQSGGGLIGGGTGAGGLKDYEPVEVGAQVGEMTTTSTPTNNGAGAATTNGVNKSPPSSGGPGAAAPARNTNQRPGVEELYDIPIGATTDNLPPGVLYRVRATYKYQAEDEDELSLEVGDTVQVIEYEDPEEQEEGWLMGIKEATGRQGLFPANFTRPI, encoded by the exons ATCCTGCAAAAGGTGGGCAAAGTGGACCGGACAGCCGACGAGATATTCGACGATCACGTCCAGAATTTCAACAAGCAACAAAATGCGGCCAACAAACTCCAAAAGGAGCTCAACAATTACATCCGCTGTGTCAAag CCATGCAAGCGGCCAGCAAGACTCTGTACGAGTGCATGTCGGAGGTGTACGAACCGGACTGGACGGGACACGACTTGCTGACGGTCCAGTCACAAAacattgaaatgctctggcaAGATCTTGGCCACAAAATGACGGACCAGGTCCTCATCCCACTCAACACCTACCAGGGTCAATTCCCCGAAATGAGA aaaaagattgaaaagaGAGGGAGGAAGCTGGTGGACTACGACGGACAGCGACACAGTTTCCAGGCCCTGCAGAGCTCCAAGAAGCGAGAGGAAGTCAAGATCGGCCGGGCCAAGGAGCAATTGGAGGAGGCCAAACGGACGTTTGCCGTTTTCAACGCGGAACTCAACGAGGAGCTGCCGTCGCTCTACGACTCGCGTCTGCCATTTTTCATCACCAACTTGCAGACTCTCTTCTCGGCCGAGCAGGTCTTCCACTCTGAGCTCTCAAAGGTCCACGGCGAGTTGGAGTCCATCATCGACAAATTGGCCAAGGAGTCGAGCGGACGGACGTCATCGAGCCACTACAGGCGCAGCTCGCCGCCCACGCAGATGCTCTCGTCACCCGGCAGCAATTCGCTCAACAGCCCAGAAAACG TGGGTTCACGCGGATCGAGACTGGGTCGGACGGAACAGGACGAGGACAACACGAGTCCGTTCCACGACCACCACcaacacaacaaccaaaatgACCACGACAACTACAGCAAACAATCTGGCGGGGGACTCATTGGAGGCGGAACGGGAGCCGGCGGATTGAAGGATTACGAACCGGTTGAAGTCGGAGCCCAAGTCGGCGAAATGACGACGACCAGCACTCCGACCAACAATGGCGCAGGAG CCGCCACGACCAACGGAGTGAACAAGAGTCCGCCCAGCAGCGGAGGGCCCGGTGCTGCTGCACCGGCTCGCAACACCAATCAAAGGCCCGGCGTCGAAGAACTTTATGATATTCCCATAG GTGCTACGACGGATAACCTTCCGCCAGGTGTTCTCTACAGAGTCCGAGCCACTTACAA gtATCAAGCGGAAGATGAGGATGAATTGTCTCTTGAGGTGGGCGACACGGTCCAAGTGATTGAATACGAAGATCCCGAGGAACAG GAGGAAGGTTGGCTGATGGGCATCAAAGAGGCGACAGGACGTCAGGGTCTCTTCCCGGCCAATTTCACTCGGCCCATCTGA
- the LOC124315073 gene encoding amphiphysin-like isoform X6: MILQKVGKVDRTADEIFDDHVQNFNKQQNAANKLQKELNNYIRCVKAMQAASKTLYECMSEVYEPDWTGHDLLTVQSQNIEMLWQDLGHKMTDQVLIPLNTYQGQFPEMRKKIEKRGRKLVDYDGQRHSFQALQSSKKREEVKIGRAKEQLEEAKRTFAVFNAELNEELPSLYDSRLPFFITNLQTLFSAEQVFHSELSKVHGELESIIDKLAKESSGRTSSSHYRRSSPPTQMLSSPGSNSLNSPENVGSRGSRLGRTEQDEDNTSPFHDHHQHNNQNDHDNYSKQSGGGLIGGGTGAGGLKDYEPVEVGAQVGEMTTTSTPTNNGAGAATTNGVNKSPPSSGGPGAAAPARNTNQRPGVEELYDIPIGATTDNLPPGVLYRVRATYKYQAEDEDELSLEVGDTVQVIEYEDPEEQEQEEGWLMGIKEATGRQGLFPANFTRPI, encoded by the exons ATCCTGCAAAAGGTGGGCAAAGTGGACCGGACAGCCGACGAGATATTCGACGATCACGTCCAGAATTTCAACAAGCAACAAAATGCGGCCAACAAACTCCAAAAGGAGCTCAACAATTACATCCGCTGTGTCAAag CCATGCAAGCGGCCAGCAAGACTCTGTACGAGTGCATGTCGGAGGTGTACGAACCGGACTGGACGGGACACGACTTGCTGACGGTCCAGTCACAAAacattgaaatgctctggcaAGATCTTGGCCACAAAATGACGGACCAGGTCCTCATCCCACTCAACACCTACCAGGGTCAATTCCCCGAAATGAGA aaaaagattgaaaagaGAGGGAGGAAGCTGGTGGACTACGACGGACAGCGACACAGTTTCCAGGCCCTGCAGAGCTCCAAGAAGCGAGAGGAAGTCAAGATCGGCCGGGCCAAGGAGCAATTGGAGGAGGCCAAACGGACGTTTGCCGTTTTCAACGCGGAACTCAACGAGGAGCTGCCGTCGCTCTACGACTCGCGTCTGCCATTTTTCATCACCAACTTGCAGACTCTCTTCTCGGCCGAGCAGGTCTTCCACTCTGAGCTCTCAAAGGTCCACGGCGAGTTGGAGTCCATCATCGACAAATTGGCCAAGGAGTCGAGCGGACGGACGTCATCGAGCCACTACAGGCGCAGCTCGCCGCCCACGCAGATGCTCTCGTCACCCGGCAGCAATTCGCTCAACAGCCCAGAAAACG TGGGTTCACGCGGATCGAGACTGGGTCGGACGGAACAGGACGAGGACAACACGAGTCCGTTCCACGACCACCACcaacacaacaaccaaaatgACCACGACAACTACAGCAAACAATCTGGCGGGGGACTCATTGGAGGCGGAACGGGAGCCGGCGGATTGAAGGATTACGAACCGGTTGAAGTCGGAGCCCAAGTCGGCGAAATGACGACGACCAGCACTCCGACCAACAATGGCGCAGGAG CCGCCACGACCAACGGAGTGAACAAGAGTCCGCCCAGCAGCGGAGGGCCCGGTGCTGCTGCACCGGCTCGCAACACCAATCAAAGGCCCGGCGTCGAAGAACTTTATGATATTCCCATAG GTGCTACGACGGATAACCTTCCGCCAGGTGTTCTCTACAGAGTCCGAGCCACTTACAA gtATCAAGCGGAAGATGAGGATGAATTGTCTCTTGAGGTGGGCGACACGGTCCAAGTGATTGAATACGAAGATCCCGAGGAACAG GAGCAGGAGGAAGGTTGGCTGATGGGCATCAAAGAGGCGACAGGACGTCAGGGTCTCTTCCCGGCCAATTTCACTCGGCCCATCTGA